The sequence ATAAAAGCTTCAAAATTACAGGATTGTACAATTTGAATAACAGTTGAGCCTTGTATGATGTGCTTGGGAGCGATTATAAATGCAGGGATTAAAAAAATTAATTACTATTTAGAAAATGAAAAATTTGGATTTGTAAAATCCAACCACACCTTTGACTTATCGAAAATGACAATACATAAAATTAATGATAATAAAGAAAAGAATGATTTAAAAAACATTATGCAAGGTTTTTTTCTTAAACTAAGATAACAATTTAGGTTTTAAAATAGTAAAATAGAACTAGATTTAATTATCTTAATTAATTACTATTTGGAGGGAATAAAATGAATTACATAGCATTATATCGAAAATATCGTCCTAATGGCTTTGATCGTGTAATAGGACAAACAGAAATTAAGGTTGCATTACAAAATGCAATTAGTAATAATTCCTTTTCACATGCTTACTTATTTTCTGGACCACGGGGAACAGGAAAAACATCAATTGCAAAAATTTTTGCAAAAAGTATTAATTGTGAAAATTTGGCAAATGGAGCAGCTTGTAATAACTGTAGTAACTGTCTTGAAATGAATCAAGGTCTTGCTGTTGATGTTTTAGAAATTGATGCAGCTTCAAATAACGGGGTTGATGAAATTAGAGAAATTCGAAATAACGTTCAGTTATCACCAACAAAAGCGAAATACAAAGTTTATATTATCGATGAAATTCATATGCTAACTAATTCCGCTTTTAATGCGCTATTAAAAACACTAGAAGAACCACCAAAACATGTTATTTTTATTTTAGCAACAACTGAAAGTCATAAGATTCCAGCAACAATTATTTCTCGTTGTCAGCAATATAATTTTCGAAAAATATCAAAAAATGAGTTAGAACATAATTTAATTAATATTTTAAATCGTGAACAAATTAAATTTGAAGAATTAG is a genomic window of Spiroplasma syrphidicola EA-1 containing:
- a CDS encoding deaminase; translation: MNNKEEIFQKLYSLVRNAAKKDSVPIAAIVSNKKGEIIGIGQNKTNKNIVTSHAEIYAINQACKKIKASKLQDCTIWITVEPCMMCLGAIINAGIKKINYYLENEKFGFVKSNHTFDLSKMTIHKINDNKEKNDLKNIMQGFFLKLR